Proteins encoded in a region of the Benincasa hispida cultivar B227 chromosome 2, ASM972705v1, whole genome shotgun sequence genome:
- the LOC120071465 gene encoding integrator complex subunit 3 homolog isoform X1, protein MVSKLIHVAAYEAENHFELSLRQAFELLEPKLRPPFCLKIPNPQEYKELNWAILYGILCEPHLAKPHIKHLHAIVTDGYGLICYLLRKVVNELYLKLVDSAKCQIFMVTKEMINVCAVGVDAVLISLLRQIVGGDFGEGNLWLCFELVSLLLNSWSYLLEELPEVIPSALYTFLRLLADHCRLSDAKLEPLKQLEIAFCIKVIREQFHFCLKIGRDFIRLLQDLVYVSEFRAVWKDLLLNPSNFRSPGFFDISNFYYTRTSSRYFLLRISPEMEAQLRFLMTNVKLGSQNRYQMWFAKKFLHGSESEMIISDIVRFICCAHHPPNEVIQSDIIPRWAVIGWLLTCCRKNYIKANVKLALFYDWLFFDDQTDKIMNIEPAMLLMVFSIPRYNDMVHTLLEFLFLLVDNYDVERKDKIALGVSSAFSALIKKGVISSLDTLISFDGLSPLLRDRLRVLSSGKKFQVPNELQLFIPNHSVNPLPSSSKSCAGFIYSESHPSCIVGNVNATPVGSSVPIVVDVSAPHHSVVTDVQQCDNIEILVKNLGAVTRKSYKMGLKTLEELLVLFLSLNDNGQAGRTINTEILSSRIVNTYDLCGYKLFCALELPPNGSSYNDEIESATALIIRTFIFYHEKNIQELLLFCSRNGLPVGARLLSYVSRLAYEANKAGLTGNVEFENIDSAEIDSKPQLLLFHLNGYYCFRNGMGGNPQDTVVSFSEIDKEVIAKLVTNAFSAYKCFLVYSKDILHKDADVSLTKLFYLDLMSCVEWNARRVKFLFHCIFYLLSDLCICKEEIVKLLVTLLDDTDLVNMQFEIIAKKFCVFGKDTKSIFLLVKSSLNWGCLEQRKLWGLIRSELIVSKVQVESLVLKLFCLGVLDASKHAIAIEGLLNLCCYNAPSPELVEAIMLLPNDAFHGFSAAVLASWVVSNESMLFDSLVDFAEKLGKMSESEVVVNHSAILWLVNHFRAQGLSDSTIYSNLYGNIVGGKGK, encoded by the coding sequence ATGGTTTCCAAACTCATTCACGTGGCTGCATATGAAGCTGAAAATCATTTTGAGCTCTCTTTGAGACAAGCTTTCGAGCTTCTTGAACCAAAATTAAGACCTCCATTTTGTTTGAAGATCCCAAATCCACAAGAATACAAGGAGCTGAATTGGGCTATTCTTTATGGGATTTTATGTGAACCACATTTGGCTAAACCTCATATTAAGCATTTGCATGCAATTGTCACAGATGGTTATGGTCTGATTTGTTATCTGCTTCGAAAGGTTGTTAATGAACTGTATCTTAAACTCGTTGATTCCgcaaaatgtcaaatatttatGGTGACTAAGGAAATGATAAATGTATGTGCTGTAGGGGTTGATGCTGTTTTGATATCCCTGTTGAGGCAAATTGTTGGTGGGGATTTTGGTGAAGGGAATTTATGGTTGTGTTTTGAATTGGTGAGTCTACTTTTGAACAGTTGGAGTTATTTGTTGGAAGAATTACCAGAGGTTATACCAAGTGCATTATATACGTTTTTACGGTTATTGGCAGATCACTGCAGATTATCTGATGCAAAATTGGAGCCTTTGAAGCAATTGGAGATTGCGTTTTGCATTAAAGTAATAAGGGAGCAATTTCACTTTTGTTTGAAGATTGGGAGAGATTTTATTAGACTCTTACAAGACCTAGTTTATGTATCTGAATTTAGAGCTGTATGGAAAGACTTATTATTAAACCCAAGCAACTTTAGGAGTCCTGGGTTTTTtgatatttcaaacttttacTACACAAGAACTTCAAGTCGATATTTCTTACTTCGTATTTCTCCAGAAATGGAGGCCCAACTGCGATTTTTAATGACCAATGTGAAACTGGGCTCTCAAAACCGCTACCAGATGTGGTTTGCCAAGAAGTTTCTACATGGGTCTGAGAGTGAAATGATCATTTCTGACATTGTTCGATTTATATGTTGTGCACACCATCCTCCAAATGAAGTCATTCAGTCTGATATTATTCCAAGATGGGCTGTTATAGGATGGCTTTTGACATGTTGCAGGAAGAATTATATTAAAGCCAATGTAAAACTTGCTCTATTTTATGATTGGCTTTTCTTTGATGATCAAACTGACAAAATTATGAACATTGAGCCTGCAATGTTGTTAATGGTATTTTCCATACCTAGATATAATGATATGGTTCACACTCTTCTTGAATTTTTATTCCTTCTTGTGGACAACTATGATGTGGAAAGGAAGGATAAAATAGCATTGGGCGTCTCTTCAGCTTTTAGTGCACTTATCAAAAAAGGAGTAATTTCCTCATTGGACACTTTGATTTCTTTTGACGGCCTTTCTCCATTACTACGAGACAGGCTTAGGGTACTTTCATCAGGTAAGAAGTTTCAGGTTCCAAATGAATTGCAATTATTTATACCCAATCACTCTGTGAATCCTCTGCCTTCTTCGAGTAAATCCTGTGCAGGCTTTATATATTCAGAAAGCCATCCTAGCTGCATTGTAGGCAATGTAAATGCTACACCTGTTGGTTCTTCTGTTCCTATTGTGGTAGATGTATCTGCCCCTCATCATTCAGTTGTGACGGATGTTCAGCAATGTGACAATATAGAAATTTTGGTGAAAAATCTTGGTGCAGTTACTAGAAAATCCTATAAAATGGGCCTCAAAACTCTGGAAGAACTTCTAGTTTTATTTCTCTCGCTTAATGACAATGGACAAGCTGGCAGAACAATAAACACTGAAATTCTGTCTTCCAGAATAGTAAATACCTACGACTTGTGTGGGTATAAACTATTTTGTGCTCTTGAATTACCTCCAAATGGTTCCAGTTATAATGATGAAATAGAATCTGCCACTGCCTTAATAATCCGTACGTTCATCTTTTATCATGAGAAAAATATACAAGAATTGCTTCTGTTTTGTTCTAGGAATGGTTTGCCTGTGGGAGCGCGATTGTTATCTTATGTATCTCGTCTGGCTTATGAAGCGAACAAAGCAGGTTTAACAGGTAACGTTGAGTTTGAGAACATCGATAGTGCGGAAATTGATTCGAAGCCGCAGTTATTGTTGTTCCATCTGAATGGGTACTATTGTTTCAGGAATGGTATGGGAGGAAACCCCCAAGATACAGTTGTCTCTTTTTCTGAAATAGACAAGGAGGTGATTGCTAAGTTGGTAACAAATGCCTTTTCTGCTTATAAATGTTTCCTTGtttattcaaaagatattttgcaCAAAGATGCAGATGTATCTTTAACCAAGCTCTTTTATCTTGATTTGATGTCCTGTGTGGAATGGAATGCGAGGAGAGTGAAATTTTTATTCCATTGTATTTTTTATCTTCTCTCAGATCTATGCATATGCAAGGAGGAGATTGTTAAATTACTTGTTACTCTGTTGGATGACACTGATCTTGTTAATATGCAGTTCGAGATTATTGCAAAGAAATTTTGTGTGTTTGGTAAGGACACTaaatctatttttcttttagttaagAGCTCTTTGAATTGGGGTTGTCTTGAACAACGTAAACTCTGGGGCTTGATAAGGTCAGAGCTTATAGTTTCGAAGGTTCAAGTCGAGAGCTTAGTTTTGAAACTTTTCTGCTTGGGTGTATTAGATGCAAGCAAGCATGCCATTGCCATTGAAGGTCTTCTAAACTTGTGCTGTTATAATGCACCATCACCTGAGCTTGTTGAGGCAATCATGTTATTACCCAATGATGCATTTCATGGTTTCTCTGCCGCGGTCTTGGCTTCCTGGGTTGTATCGAACGAGTCAATGCTATTTGATAGCCTGGTTGATTTTGCAGAGAAACTTGGGAAGATGAGTGAGAGTGAGGTTGTGGTAAATCATTCTGCAATCTTATGGCTGGTGAATCATTTTAGGGCACAAGGACTGAGTGACTCAACAATTTACAGCAACCTGTATGGAAATATTGTGGGTGGAAAAGGAAAGTAG